In Nerophis ophidion isolate RoL-2023_Sa linkage group LG15, RoL_Noph_v1.0, whole genome shotgun sequence, the sequence ctcccctttatctctaaaatctTCCAAAAacattgttgcacagcagctaaattcATTCCTAGTCTCTTGTGAAGCCTTTCAGTCGGGTGTCATTCTTTTGGTGGATTCTTTGCATGGTTTGAGAAGAAATGTGGAAATGAAGAAAGTGTGGATAAATGAGGAGAAGTCACCTGACGTCCTTGGGGCCACTCCTCTTTTCTACCCGCATCTGTTCCTTATTCGGATCCACAGAAGTCAAGTGCAGGactttaaatgaaataaatgacAAATGTGCTGCCATCATTTGGTCCTATaatgttgaaataataataactgcCTAGCATAAATGACTTAGATAAGAATTACACAGCAAATAAATGTTACACAGCtctaacttcctgccactaaagctgcagaaaataatttactttttcactattttcttacatattccttatttttaaatgattttaatattttgttgacattgtttgtttTCCATGTTTGTGTTGACTTTTCCTTTCtgtcttgatagctgagggattataatcacaggaagttacatctCAAATCATTATtttcctgctccttattttccataggtcataaaaaatgtcaataatgatTAATATCAACCGATATATTAATAACATTTAAACAATTACTGTATAACAACAATTcctttccatagttaaataagaagAACAGGGCAAATAAATGTTACACAAacgttatttcctgccactaaaccttcAGAAGTTAGTTCTTCTCTATTTTGactttttcacactttgcactattttcttacactttatgaagcatttcttacatactCCTTATTTTTAAGAGATTATTGTTAAGTgtgatttgactattttgttgacattgtttgttttccatgcttgtgttgacatttcctttctgtcttgatagctgagggattataatcacaggaagttacatttgaaattaaaatatatttcccataggtcataaaaaatgtTGATAATTATCAATATCAATTgatacattaataatatataaacaaTTACTGTATAACAACAATTCCTTTTCATAGTTAAGTAAGAATACCAGGGCAAATAAATGTTACACAAACGTTGTTTCCCGCCACTAAACCTGCAGTTCTTCTCTATGTTGACTTTTTCACACTTTGTACtattttcttacatattcctgaTTTCTcagagcttattgttaagtgaTTTTAATGTTCTGTTGACATTGTTTTCCACGCTTGTGTGGACATGTCCTTTCTGCCTCAGTAGCTGAGTGGATTGTAATCACTTTTTAAAatcaaatgttatttttctccTGATGCCTATTTTGCTAAAAGATAAATAGTTGAGGACACACGGGTGTAGTCTTCCCGCTATGGACACATGTAAGATAAATAGTTGAGGACACACGGGTGTAGTCTTCCCGCTATGGACACATGTAAGATAAATAGTTGAGGACACACGGGTGTAGTCTTCCCTGCTTGAAGCTGCTATGGACACATGTAAGATAAATAGTTGAGGACACACGGGTGTAGTCTTCCCTGCTTGAAGCTGCTATGGACACATGTAAGATAAATAGTTGAGGACACACGGGTGTAGTCTTCCCTGCTTGAAGCTGCTATGGACACATGTAAGATAAATAGTTGAGGACACACGGGTGTAGTCTTCCCTGCTTGAAGCTGCTATGGACACATGTAAGATAAATAGTTGAGGACACACGGGTGTAGTCTTCCCTGCTTGAAGCTGCTATGGACACATGTAAGATAAATAGTTGAGGACACACGGGTGTAGTCTTCCCTGCTTGAAGCTGCTATGGACACATGTAAGATAAATAGTTGAGGACACACGGGTGTAGTCTTCCCTGCTTGAAGCTGCTATGGACACATGTAAGATAAATAGTTGAGGACACACGGGTGTAGTCTTCCCTGCTTGAAGCTGCTATGGACACATGTGTCCACTAGAGGCCGCCTGATCTGCTTCCTTCTGCTCTCCTCAGAAACCAGCCAACATTCTAGTGATGGGGGAGGGGCCTGAGCGGGGCAGAGTAAAGATCGGTAGGTACATCCTTCTATTGACcgacccccccccacacacacactcacctgcACATCTGCTGTGCAGCCGACATGGGCTTCGCCCGTCTCTTCAACTCACCACTGAAGCCTTTAGCCGACCTGGACCCGGTGGTGGTCACCTTCTGGTACCGGGCACCTGAACTGCTGCTGGGCGCCCGCCACTACACCAAAGCCATCGGTGAGTCACGCCCACTTCCTCCCGCcgcattcatcatcatcatcatcatcatcatccgccTCTTTCTCTTGCAGACATCTGGGCCATCGGCTGCATCTTTGCTGAGCTGCTCACGTCTGAGCCCATCTTTCACTGTCGCCAGGAGGACATCAAGACCAGCAACCCTTACCACCATGACCAGCTGGACCGCATCTTCAACGTCATGGGCTTCCCTGCTGGTCACTAACCTCATACATCTTGCACTCTTTCTTCTCATACATCTTGCACTCATCTCATACATCTTGCACTCTTTCTTCTCATACATCTTGCACTCTTTCTTCTCATACATCTTGCACTCATCTCATACATGTTGCACTCATCTCATGCATGTTGCACTCATCTCATGCATGTTGCACTCATCTCATACATGTTGCACTCATCTCATACATGTTGCACTCATCTCATGCATGTTGCACTCATCTCATACATGTTGCACTCTTTCTTCTCATACATCTTGCACTCATCTCATACATGTTGCACTCATCTCATGCATGTTGCACTCATCTCATACATGTTGCACTCATCTCATACATGTTGCACTCATACATGTTGCACTCATCTCATACATGTTGCACTCATCTCATACATGTTGCACTCATCTCATGCATGTTGCACTCATACATGTTGCACTCATCTCATGCATGTTGCACTCATCTCATGCATGTTGCACTCATCTCATACATGTTGCACTCATCTCATGCATGTTGCACTCATACATGTTGCACTCATCTCATGCATGTTGCACTCATCTCATGCATGTTGCACTCATCTCATACATGTTGCACTCATCTCATACATGTTGCACTCATCTCATGCATGTTGCACTCATCTCATACATGTTGCACTCATCTCATACATGTTGCACTCATCTCATACATGTTGCACTCATCTCATGCATGTTGCACTCATCTCATACATGTTGCAGTCATACATGTTGCACTCATCTCATACATGTTGCACTCATCTCATACATGTTGCACTCATCTCATACATGTTGCACTCATCTCATACATGTTGCACTCATCTCATACATGTTGCACTCATCTCATACATGTTGCACTCATCTCATACATGTTGCACTCATCTCATACATGTTGCACTCATCTCATACATGTTGCACTCATACATGTTGCACTCATCTCATACATGTTGCACTCATCTCATACATCTTGCACTCATCTCATACATGTTGCACTCATCTCATACATGGAaaatgttaatgtttgttttattcaagaTTTCAAAGTTTTCATTCCAGTAAGAATGTTGAAAGACAAGGTTGTTGCTTTTGAAAGGCTATTACGTAATGCTTCATTTGGTCTCATGTGCAGGTCAACATTTCTTATGGGCCCAGCCCTACGGCCACACGTAGGGCTGGGCGGAGGCTTTCTTCCTACCACAAAAATAAATTGAAGGCATTTTTATCGCTAATGATTCCATGTTATGGAGGTGGTTTATGGGCGTGGAGAGGCTCTGTGAGCTGTCTCCGTCTTCCTCTTCCTCCATCTTCTCTTCTCTCCTGTTGCATATTCCCCAAGTCCGCAGGAAGGCTTGAGTCCTGCCACTCAGTGAGGAGATGCTCACCTGCTCTTGCTGTCACCCTGCAGATAAAGACTGGGAGGACATCAAGAAGATGCCGGAACACTCCACGCTGATGAAAGACTTCAGGAGGAACACGTGAGTGAGTTAGTTGTGCAAGAGTCAGTCCAGTCTCTGAGTCCACTCCACCGCTGCTTTCAGGTACACCAACTGCAGCCTGGTCAAGTACATGGAGAAACACAAAGTCAAGCCGGACAGCAAAGCCTTCCATCTGGTGAGTGCCTGCAATGGACCGCTTTCTCTTCTAGAAGCCCGGCATCTTTTTGTGCTCTTATTGTAGGCTGTACTCGTCGCTCCATGTCCGCCGTGACCAAGCCAAGTggtgccttaaaggagggctcatgcACATATTAGTCTTCATGTAGGAGATCAAGGGCTGACAATCATGGCCAAAGTCAAAGGAGGGCTCCTGCACATATTAGTCTTCATGTAGGAGATCAAGGGCTGACAATCATGGCCAAAGTCATAATTAAGgttattgttatcaatattgaaattatgATCAGTGAGTGTTaggtaaagcagtgttggggtgtgaaGGTAACACCATCATGTactttgtaatgtctaataaaaagactATAGATAAACATTATTCATACATCTAAAgtgaggggtgtcaaactcattttagctcaggggccgcatggaggaaattctattcccaagtgggccggaagaatagaatcatggcatgataacttgaaaatatagacaactccaggttgttttctttgttttactttggccaaaaatagaacaagcacattctgaaaatgtgcaaatcacggataatcctctggacaaaatgcttcaagtttgttgaaaattctgaggaaattggtgcggTTTCAGAAACACACTTAGAgcatagactttgtctcagtgtttctacaaagccaggattcaaCTTTAAGTTAAAGTCTTTCTGGgactgaacaaaaaacacaacatgtaaactcttctaggtatcaaataccttctttgtcatgtccacgtataaATCCATTGTTAACCCAACAAACtgtaagaaacggaggtaaaacctattcaaaagggttaagttcacttttctgGTGTTTGACAGACATTTTGGGGCAAGGCGGTTGGCAAATGACCACGTGTTccaagcagaagacataaaacggcaggttttaggtttcatgtgggtcgaggaggaggagccacagtcaccctttatTGTGTACCTCTTGCTATAAAccgtgcttgcctaacagaattgctattgtgacatccagtggacacatttagaacagcagtttattttgttaaaaaaaaaaaaaagcagctcattttaatatttggcaaactcatcacgcagggcggataaaacctgttcacgggcctgatccggcccgcgggccatatgtttgacacccctggtctaaaggcaaatatatgtgtttttaTTCTTTAATAATATCAACTTGTCAGCTTGTTGTCATTTCATGATGTCTTTATGTCAATTTgtacattttgatagagggagTTTCTTGAAATGATTGATTGAAGTGATGTACATGTAGTTGTGGATGATGTACTGGGACAGATCctttaagagtttgagcagaaataggTTGTATAGGAATGAACTCTACACAATAACTCATCAATGGTTTTTGAAGCAATACCTTTGTgaggtgaaaaaaacaaacctggtGTTTACTTTtcgatatcaaaataaaacacaaagcagtttggctatgTAATAAAGAGTGGCACCTCTCACCTccaatacacaatcttcacagcctgcgttccattggatgagatgacaaaacatttgaggGAGTACTGATggtatttgaacactgatacactgcaatgattgtcacacacacactaggtgtggtgaaattattctctgcatttgacccatcaccccctgggaggtgaggggagcagtgagcagcagcggtgccgcgccagggaatcatttatggtgatttaacccccaattccaacccttgatgctgagtgcaaagcagggaggtaatggctcccatttttatagtctttgacatgactcggccggggtttgaacttgcaacctacccatctcagggcggacactctaaccactaggccactgcgtTGGAGTAAACAAAGTGCAGACTTTATAAAGAAGTTGTGACAACACATCAGCTGCTGCATGTTACCTGACttcattaactctcagtcacagcaaaAATGAAATACTTTTCTGTAttcttttagtgtggggacaatattgtccacacctgtctgcATCCAAACACAGCAGTGGCTCTTAAACACACGGCGGGAAGCCAGGGAAAATGAGGTTAAACCAAGCGCTCAGCTCCGTTTACTCCAGGGGGAATCTCCGCAGCAAAGTCCGTGTCgttagtccgccatgattatcaagccaaacgacgctAGTGAGCATGTGCCTGACTTCCTGTTGCcttaaatgcattaataaattatGTCTTTTTGCTCATTAAAAAATCAGAcgtattactaaccgtctggaattttattGCGAATGATCACTTTACCATTTATTGTTACATTATCAGGTAAAAAGTCATCTGTTACATCTCTTATCCATTACGAAGTAAagagtcaagggcggtcacgccATGTTCTTGCCACAGATGCGGGTCCATGGTTTAAGGTAATTGGGCAAGTGACGAGGGCGGTGGTGGCAGGTCAACTGGAGCCCTGCTACTGTCCCACAGCACTCACTCATCTGACTTCTTATGGCACATTTTGGCAGGAAAAGTTCAAAAGTGTAGATTGTTGGTTGTCTGTGCGTGAACCCCCGAGACACTTCCTGTTGGACCGGGGCCTGTGGCCAGCATCAGATTGGCAGGAAAAGTTCAAAAGTGTTGAACCCCCGAGACACTACCTGTTGGACCGGGGCCTGTGGCCAGCATCAGATTGGCAGTAAAAGTTCAAAAGAGCGTGGGACGGTGTGGGACTTCTCCTGGAGGCCACATTACACCATATGACTTGAACTTGTTTCCACGTAGAAGtgtttatttgatgttggcgTGGCAACCCCAGCCGGTCTGTCTTTGAGCGGCACTGGATGCTTTGATTGACAGCTGCAGAAGCTGCTGACCATGGACCCCATCCGTAGAATCACGTCGGAGCAGGCCATGCAGGACCCCTACTTCTTGGAGGAGCCGCTGCCCACCTCAGAGTAAGAGCCTTTTCTCAGCCTCTGCGGACCCCTGAGCCCTGAGCCCTGACCTTGTCCCTGCAGTGTGTTTGCAGGCTGTCAGATTCCTTACCCCAAGAGGGAGTTCCTGACGGAGGAGGAGCCTGAGGACAAGGCAGACAAAGTAAGACAGGAATGTACCTCTTCCAATGACTGAGTCCGGCTGGGCCTGGCAAATAATGGCCTTTGTTGTGACCCCGTGCAGAAgaaccagcagcagcagcaaggaAACAACCACACCAACGGGGCGGGCCACACGGGCAACCCCGACAACAGCCACGCCCAGGGCCCGCCTCTGAAGAAGGTGCGCGTTGTCCCGCCCACCACTACCTCAGGTGGCCTCATCATGACCTCAGACTACCAGGTAGAGGGCGGGCTCTTCCTCTTCAAACCATGCACTTGCCCTGCAACTTTCAATAGGATGCACGCTTTATTTATGTTTCTACTTCCATGTCTCTACTTCCATGTCTCTACTTCCATGTCTCTACTTCCAAGTCTCTACTTCCATGTCTCTACTTCCATGTCTCTACTTCCATGTGTCTACTTCCATGTCTCTACTTCCATGTCTCTACTTCAATGTCTCTACTTCCAAGTCTCTACTTCCATGTCTCTACTTCCATGTCTCTACTTCCATGTCTCTACTTCAATGTCTCTACTTCCATGTCTCTACTTCCATGTGTCTACTTTCACATCTCTACTTCCATGTCTCTACTTCCATGTCTCTACTTCCATGTCTCTACTTCCAAGTCTCTACTTCCATGTCTCTACTTCCATGTGTCTACTTCCACGTCTCTACTTCCATGTCTCTACTTCCATGTCTCTACTTCCATGTGTCTACTTCCATGTGTCTACTTCCATGTGTCTACTTCCATGTCTCTACTTCCATGTGTCTACTTCCATGTCTCTACTTCCATGTGTCTACTTCCATGTGTCTACTTCCATGTGTCTACTTCCACGTCTCTACTTCCATGTCTCTACTTCCATGTGTCTACTTCCACGTCTCTACTTCCATGTCTCTACTTCCATGTGTCTACTTCCATGTCTCTACTTCCATGTGTCTACTTCCACGTCTCTACTTCCATGTCTCTACTTCCATGTGTCTACTTCCACGTCTCTACTTCCATGTGCTCTACTTCCATGTGTCTACTTCCATGTCTCTACTTCCATGTCTCTACTTCCACGTCTCTACTTCCATGTCTCTACTTCCATGTGCTCTACTTCCATGTGCTCTACTTCCATGTCTCTACTTCCATGTGCTCTACTTCCATGTGCTCTACTTCCATGTCTCTACTTCCATGTCTCTACTTCCATGTGCTCTACTTCCATGTGTCTACTTCCATGTGTCTACTTCCATGTTTCTACTTCCATGTGTCTACTTCCATGTGTCTACTTCCATGTTTCTACTTCCATGTGTCTACTTCCATGTGTCTACTTCCATGTGTCTACTTCCATGTTTCTACTTCCATGTCTCTACTTCCACGTCTCTACTTCCACGTTTCTACTTCCATGTGTCTACTTCCATGTCTCTACTTCCATGTGTCTACTTCCATGTGTCTACTTCCATGTTTCTACTTCCATGTGTCTACTTCCATGTGTCTACTTCCATGTTTCTACTTCCATGTGTCTACTTCCATGTGTCTACTTCCATGTTTCTACTTCCATGTTTCTACTTCCATGTCTCTACTTCCATGTGTCTACTTCCATGTGTCTACTTCCATGTGTCTACTTCCATGTGTCTACTTCCATGTGTCTACTTCCATGTCTCTACTTCCATGTGTCTACTTCCATGTCTCTACTTCCATGTGTCTACTTCCATGTCTCTACTTCCATGTGTCTACTTCCATGTTTCTACTTCCATGTTTCTACTTCCATGTCTCTACTTCCATGTTTCTACTTCCATGTGTCTACTTCCATGTGTCTACTTCCATGTCTCTACTTCCATGTGTCTACTTCCATGTGTCTACTTCCATGTTTCTACTTCCATGTGTCTACTTCCATGTCTCTACTTCCATGTGTCTACTTCCATGTCTCTACTTCCATGTGTCTACTTCCATGTCTCTACTTCCATGTGTCTACTTCCATGTCTCTACTTCCATGTGTCTACTTCCATGTCTCTACTTCCATGTGTCTACTTCCATGTCTCTACTTCCATGTGTCTACTTCCATGTCTCTACTTCCATGTGTCTACTTCCATGTCTCTACTTCCATGTGTCTACTTCCATGTTTCTACTTCCATGTCTCTACTTCCATGTCTCTACTTCCATGTCTCTACTTCCATGTGCTCTACTTCCATGTGCTCTACTTCCATGTGCTCTACTTCCATGTGCTCTACTGCCGGTTCTGTGCTCAAAATGTTTTACACACCATTTATTTACGTGCCTCTACTTGAACAGCGTCTTCTGCCATCAGCCATGTTGGAGTTGTTACCTTCCAtctggagtctactgacagatctAATTTAGGACCAAACACTACTTTGTACTAGAAAGGACAACAGGGAGGATGCATGTGAATGTACGAGCCAAGGGGCCGaccacccaaaatgttgaaagagccacaaaatatttaaattttatatgagtgttataatgaaaacaacacatgatgtgagtgtctatattagcctactatcaaaatgactttaaaagtcttacataagtgatgaaaacaacacatgatgtaagtgtctatattagcctactatcaaaatgactttaaaagtcttacataagtgatgaaaacaacacatgatgtaagtgtctacattagcctactatcaaaatgactatgtttcGCAGGCTGACTCAAACCTTTGATgtttgtccaagttaaaggaaatgtcttctaatggatttatgaTCATCTTTGCAAGCTGGATAAAGTTTGCTatagtctggaacaacatggtaatgtttgctgtggtctggaacaacatggtaaagtttgctgtggtctggaacaacatggtaacgtttgctgtagtctggaacaacatggtaaagtttgctgtggtctggaacaacatggtaacgtttgctgtagtctggaacaacataACAATGGctttggtctggaacaacatggtaacgtttgctgtggtctggaacaacatggtgacGTTTGCTGTAGTATGGAACAACATGATAACAATGGCTTTGGTCTGtaacaacatggtaacgtttgctgtggtctggaacaacatggtgacGTTTGCTGTAGTAtggaacaacatggtaaagtttgccgtggtctggaacaacatggtaacgtttgctgttgtctggaacaacatgataaCAATGGCTTTGGTCTGTAACAACATGGTGACGTTTGCTGTAGTAtggaacaacatggtaaagtttgccgtggtctggaacaacatggtaacgtttgctgttgTCTGGAACAATATGATAACAATGGctttggtctggaacaacatggcaacatttgctgtggtctggaacaacatggtaaagtTTActctggtctggaacaacatgttaaaatttgctgtagtctggaacaacatgctaacaatggctttggtctggaacaacatggtaacgtttgctgtggtcttgaACAACATggtaaagtttgctgtggtctggaacaacatggtaacgtttgctgttgtctggaacaacatgataaCAATGGctttggtctggaacaacatggtaacgtttgctgtggtctggaaaaaCATGGTAAAGTTTGctctggtctggaacaacatgttaacatttgctgtagtctggaacatGATAACAatggctgtggtctggaacaacatggtaaggtttgctgtggtctggaacaacatggtaacgtttgctgtagtctggaacaacatgataaCAATGGCTTTGGTCTGGAACTacatggtaatgtttgctgtggtctggaacaacatggtaacattttctgtggtctggaacaacatggtaaagtTTActctggtctggaacaacatgttaAAATTTGCTGTAGTTTGGAACAACATGCTAAGAATGGctttggtctggaacaacatggtaacgtttgctgtggtctggaacaacaaggTAAAGTTTgcagtggtctggaacaacatggtaacaatagctgtggtctggaactacatggtaatgtttgctgtggtctggaacaacatggtaacatttgctgtggtctggaaaacATGGTAACAATGGCTGTGGTCTGGAACTacatggtaacgtttgctgtggtctggaacaacatgtcacAGAAGTGCAGCCAATACAACATACAGAGAATGTGTCAtgtgacatgcaaatataaaatcaAATACACAGAGAACATAATTCAATCTTTGATGCAATACAGTATgtagatacagctagcctaaatagcatgtattagcttgcagtcatgtctgattagcacgccacacaagtcaatgacatcaagAAAGATGCCCTTTGTGCATTCAGGCACAGTTTAAAaggtttgttggacaaaatgaggcaaAGAAGGAGTGACacaaagagccgtgggttgccgaccccgtaCTAGCTAGTCTGTTTGGGCGGACTGgtgcaaagcactttgggtaaatgTCTAGCATATCTGGACGAGACCTTCCAGACACCTGGTTAGGCAGACAAGATTGTTTGATACATTTGGGGCCAAAAGAGGTCCAGTAGTTGTTTGGTCCCGCCTACAAATGCATGAGGAGACTAATGGTCCTGATGTGTGCAGCGCTCCAATCCACACGCTGCCTACCAGAACCCCGGGCCCAGCACCTC encodes:
- the cdk8 gene encoding cyclin-dependent kinase 8 isoform X1, which codes for MDYDFKVKLTAERERVEDLFEYEGCKVGRGTYGHVYKAKRKDGKDDKDYALKQIEGTGISMSACREIALLRELKHPNVISLQKVFLSHADRKVWLLFDYAEHDLWHIIKFHRASKANKKPLQLPRGMVKSLLYQILDGIHYLHANWVLHRDLKPANILVMGEGPERGRVKIADMGFARLFNSPLKPLADLDPVVVTFWYRAPELLLGARHYTKAIDIWAIGCIFAELLTSEPIFHCRQEDIKTSNPYHHDQLDRIFNVMGFPADKDWEDIKKMPEHSTLMKDFRRNTYTNCSLVKYMEKHKVKPDSKAFHLLQKLLTMDPIRRITSEQAMQDPYFLEEPLPTSDVFAGCQIPYPKREFLTEEEPEDKADKVRQKNQQQQQGNNHTNGAGHTGNPDNSHAQGPPLKKVRVVPPTTTSGGLIMTSDYQRSNPHAAYQNPGPSTSLPQSSMGYSSTSQQPPQYSHQTHRY
- the cdk8 gene encoding cyclin-dependent kinase 8 isoform X2, which codes for MDYDFKVKLTAERERVEDLFEYEGCKVGRGTYGHVYKAKRKDGKDDKDYALKQIEGTGISMSACREIALLRELKHPNVISLQKVFLSHADRKVWLLFDYAEHDLWHIIKFHRASKANKKPLQLPRGMVKSLLYQILDGIHYLHANWVLHRDLKPANILVMGEGPERGRVKIADMGFARLFNSPLKPLADLDPVVVTFWYRAPELLLGARHYTKAIDIWAIGCIFAELLTSEPIFHCRQEDIKTSNPYHHDQLDRIFNVMGFPADKDWEDIKKMPEHSTLMKDFRRNTYTNCSLVKYMEKHKVKPDSKAFHLLQKLLTMDPIRRITSEQAMQDPYFLEEPLPTSDVFAGCQIPYPKREFLTEEEPEDKADKKNQQQQQGNNHTNGAGHTGNPDNSHAQGPPLKKVRVVPPTTTSGGLIMTSDYQRSNPHAAYQNPGPSTSLPQSSMGYSSTSQQPPQYSHQTHRY